One window of uncultured Methanoregula sp. genomic DNA carries:
- a CDS encoding Re/Si-specific NAD(P)(+) transhydrogenase subunit alpha, whose product MTDAIPAQPIKGSIPAVPKDPSAKPVIIAVPRELTPGEQRVATVPEVVQKFTKSGYEVRVEHNAGTGAFYPDNLYVAAGAKIASGPAELFSGARIVLRVQPPTVADIEQLAEGTIVIGFMNASNNLEAIAKMRDRRITAFSLELVPRITRAQSMDALSSQATAGGYVAAVMGADNCPKFLPMLTTAAGTIRPATVLILGAGVAGLMAIATAKRLGALVEAYDVRRAAGEQVRSLGAKFLELEINAEGQGGYARELTPEEKEKEQQMVSTAVARADIVITTAAIPGRKAPVLITRDTVAMMRPGAVIIDMAAESGGNCELTQAGKTVREHGVMIIGPQNLPARIPFHTSQMYAKNLQAFLALLVDNDGAIVKEFTDEILVASLLVHAGEVRHKPTLDLLTGGKS is encoded by the coding sequence GTGACGGACGCCATCCCCGCACAACCGATAAAAGGATCTATTCCGGCCGTTCCGAAAGATCCGTCAGCGAAACCGGTTATAATCGCCGTTCCCCGGGAACTTACCCCCGGTGAACAGCGCGTTGCAACGGTTCCTGAGGTTGTACAGAAATTCACGAAATCGGGTTATGAGGTCCGGGTCGAGCATAACGCAGGAACCGGGGCCTTTTATCCGGACAATCTCTATGTTGCCGCCGGTGCTAAGATCGCGTCCGGTCCGGCCGAACTGTTCAGCGGTGCCCGGATCGTCCTGCGTGTCCAGCCCCCGACCGTTGCCGATATCGAACAGCTTGCGGAAGGTACCATTGTGATCGGCTTCATGAACGCTTCAAACAACCTTGAGGCGATTGCGAAGATGCGCGACCGCAGGATCACCGCCTTTTCCCTTGAACTTGTCCCGCGAATCACCCGTGCCCAGAGCATGGATGCACTCAGTTCCCAGGCAACAGCCGGCGGGTACGTGGCGGCCGTCATGGGTGCCGATAACTGCCCGAAGTTCCTCCCGATGCTGACAACCGCCGCAGGAACCATACGACCGGCAACGGTGCTCATCCTTGGTGCCGGTGTTGCCGGCCTGATGGCGATTGCCACGGCAAAGCGGCTCGGTGCCCTTGTCGAGGCCTACGATGTCCGGCGAGCAGCTGGCGAACAGGTCCGTAGCCTTGGTGCCAAGTTCCTCGAACTGGAGATCAATGCCGAAGGCCAGGGCGGTTATGCCCGCGAACTTACACCGGAAGAAAAGGAGAAGGAACAGCAGATGGTATCAACAGCAGTTGCGCGTGCCGATATCGTCATCACAACGGCTGCCATCCCCGGCCGGAAAGCTCCCGTCCTTATTACCCGGGATACCGTGGCAATGATGCGACCGGGTGCCGTCATCATCGATATGGCCGCAGAATCCGGCGGCAACTGCGAGCTGACCCAGGCCGGTAAGACCGTCCGGGAACATGGCGTCATGATCATCGGGCCGCAGAATCTTCCGGCCCGGATCCCGTTCCACACAAGCCAGATGTACGCAAAGAACCTCCAGGCATTCCTGGCACTTCTTGTTGACAACGACGGGGCAATTGTTAAGGAATTCACCGATGAGATCCTGGTCGCAAGCCTCCTGGTCCACGCGGGCGAAGTGCGCCATAAACCAACC
- the arcS gene encoding archaeosine synthase subunit alpha yields the protein MTRFNIRKRDGLARAGILEAGTGSYKLPAVTDTASLFPALASRNCSNIPLSAPASFVQEFLNNDGEQPIAIHPCLENPADSGDCVMVANWHTAFSNPRSYVTWLVSLKEKTPTDTAWYAPAAALPSTVAILCYTGFDLFDYCAVDLKSAQGIFCTPEGEFSRDTLSKGLCTCPGCKAGDLKEHNREALRQEVALVMKFIEQSQLRDLVESRCRMDAAQVAIMRHLDNQYAFMEQQQPIARGGVMRANSGESMQRAEVRRFADRVVTRYIPPKTDVAVLLPCSARKPYSLSQSHRRFQQAVGGRAHELIVTSPLGLVPRELETIYPAGHYDVPVTGYWDAEECAVIAGILTRYFMKNPYRRIIAHLEGGALRVARMAAVACGITLECSCEENPTSDTALNRLDAALTGERRIKDDRLHGMISYQFDCDVDTKGSALRGHFPEIFYGRNNVQIFSIDTVTGLLRPTLDGWKMIPSGYRVHIDDFIPEGDVLIPGVSSADPGIRDGDEVLVIGARALAVGKAALPAEDMTRSKRGIAVRVRKIKKL from the coding sequence ATGACCCGGTTTAATATCAGGAAACGCGACGGGCTTGCACGGGCCGGGATCCTTGAAGCCGGTACGGGCTCGTACAAGCTGCCCGCTGTAACTGATACAGCATCCCTCTTCCCGGCACTTGCTTCCCGGAACTGTTCCAATATCCCGCTCAGTGCACCGGCATCCTTTGTCCAAGAATTCCTGAACAACGACGGGGAACAACCCATAGCCATTCACCCCTGCCTTGAAAACCCGGCAGACAGCGGTGACTGTGTGATGGTCGCAAACTGGCACACCGCATTTTCCAATCCCCGTTCATATGTAACCTGGCTTGTCTCCCTCAAGGAAAAGACACCAACCGATACAGCCTGGTATGCACCGGCAGCAGCTCTTCCCTCAACTGTTGCTATCCTCTGTTACACCGGCTTTGATCTTTTCGATTATTGCGCGGTCGACCTCAAGTCGGCCCAGGGAATTTTCTGTACCCCGGAAGGAGAATTTTCCCGGGATACTCTTTCAAAAGGTCTCTGCACCTGCCCGGGCTGTAAAGCCGGCGATCTCAAGGAGCACAACCGGGAAGCGCTCCGGCAGGAAGTTGCGCTGGTGATGAAGTTCATCGAACAGTCACAGCTCCGGGATCTTGTAGAATCCCGCTGCCGGATGGATGCAGCACAGGTTGCCATCATGCGCCACCTGGACAACCAGTATGCCTTCATGGAACAGCAGCAGCCGATAGCCCGGGGCGGCGTGATGCGGGCAAATTCCGGTGAGTCCATGCAGCGCGCAGAAGTGCGCCGGTTTGCCGATCGGGTTGTCACCCGGTATATCCCGCCCAAAACGGATGTTGCAGTCCTCCTTCCCTGCTCGGCCAGGAAACCCTATTCCCTTTCGCAGAGTCACCGCAGGTTCCAGCAGGCTGTCGGCGGGCGGGCTCACGAGCTGATCGTTACCTCCCCGCTCGGACTGGTTCCCCGCGAACTTGAAACCATATACCCGGCAGGACATTATGATGTACCGGTTACCGGCTACTGGGATGCTGAGGAATGTGCCGTGATCGCGGGGATTCTTACCCGCTACTTCATGAAAAACCCATACCGCCGCATTATTGCCCACCTGGAAGGGGGAGCACTCAGGGTTGCGCGGATGGCAGCTGTTGCCTGCGGCATAACCCTTGAATGCTCCTGCGAGGAGAATCCGACCAGCGATACGGCCCTGAACCGGCTCGATGCAGCACTTACCGGCGAGCGCAGGATCAAGGACGACCGGCTCCATGGAATGATCTCGTACCAGTTCGACTGCGATGTCGATACAAAAGGAAGCGCATTGCGGGGCCATTTCCCGGAAATTTTCTATGGCCGGAACAATGTGCAGATTTTCTCGATCGATACGGTAACCGGTCTCCTCCGCCCCACGCTGGATGGCTGGAAGATGATCCCCTCCGGTTACCGGGTCCATATCGATGACTTCATTCCGGAAGGGGATGTCCTCATCCCCGGCGTCTCTTCCGCAGATCCCGGGATACGCGATGGCGATGAGGTGCTTGTTATAGGTGCACGGGCGCTCGCTGTAGGGAAAGCTGCACTCCCGGCTGAAGACATGACCCGTTCGAAACGCGGGATCGCGGTACGGGTGCGTAAAATAAAGAAGCTCTAG
- a CDS encoding TIGR00296 family protein, with protein sequence MQLLTADEGILAVRLARGTIESACAKKPGPALSLTPVFREKRGVFVTISKDGQLRGCIGLPYPVMPLGEALEHAAKAAALEDPRFPPVKKDELPTISVEVTILTIPEAINGSPSDRVRHIEIGKHGLIIRGMGTSGLLLPQVATEYGWDAETFLDHSCRKAGLPARCWTYPNIEVLTFEGQIFSEK encoded by the coding sequence ATGCAACTGCTCACTGCTGATGAAGGAATCCTGGCTGTCCGCCTGGCCCGCGGCACCATTGAGTCTGCCTGTGCAAAAAAACCCGGACCCGCCCTGTCCCTGACACCGGTTTTCCGGGAAAAGCGCGGAGTCTTCGTCACCATCAGTAAAGATGGTCAGCTCCGGGGATGTATCGGGCTGCCGTACCCGGTTATGCCCCTTGGTGAAGCTCTTGAACATGCAGCAAAAGCAGCAGCACTTGAAGACCCCCGGTTCCCGCCCGTTAAAAAAGATGAACTGCCCACAATATCTGTTGAAGTGACCATTCTCACCATCCCGGAAGCAATCAATGGAAGTCCTTCCGACCGGGTCCGTCACATCGAGATCGGGAAACACGGGCTGATCATCCGGGGCATGGGTACTAGCGGCCTGCTCCTTCCCCAGGTAGCAACCGAATACGGGTGGGATGCTGAGACATTCCTTGACCACTCCTGCCGGAAAGCCGGGCTTCCGGCCCGCTGCTGGACATACCCGAACATCGAAGTCCTGACATTCGAAGGGCAGATCTTTTCCGAGAAATAG
- a CDS encoding zinc ribbon domain-containing protein, producing the protein MTRKCGKCGIPAPDDEAVFCNRCGAGIIEVTEPEFPLCPSCGMVVSDELAEFCNRCGTRIPAVPPVCPGCGIPAIDNESQFCTRCGTPFSQSAVPVRKKEPPARQTAASVLVQPRKSTHPKLPAKQEPEPDWDPWSDEGTFDEMPAPLPVQNQKKYGHLPLVADEPAAPARGSDRQVSVPPKKYAHLPMIADELKDKSTWSGDNDGGDMPGSSQKGRKPPQKKGMLGRFK; encoded by the coding sequence ATGACCCGGAAATGTGGGAAATGCGGAATACCCGCTCCTGATGATGAGGCCGTCTTCTGCAACCGGTGCGGGGCAGGAATCATAGAAGTGACGGAACCTGAGTTTCCGCTTTGCCCTTCATGCGGCATGGTAGTATCCGATGAACTTGCAGAATTCTGCAACCGCTGCGGCACCCGGATCCCTGCTGTGCCCCCGGTTTGTCCCGGGTGCGGCATTCCCGCAATAGATAATGAATCCCAGTTCTGCACGCGGTGCGGTACGCCGTTCAGCCAGTCAGCGGTCCCGGTCCGAAAGAAGGAACCACCGGCCCGGCAGACTGCAGCTTCGGTCCTTGTACAACCCAGAAAAAGTACCCATCCCAAACTACCGGCAAAGCAGGAACCTGAACCTGACTGGGATCCCTGGTCCGATGAAGGCACTTTTGATGAAATGCCGGCACCGCTTCCCGTCCAAAACCAGAAAAAATATGGTCACCTTCCGCTGGTTGCCGATGAACCTGCAGCCCCGGCCCGGGGTTCAGACCGGCAGGTTTCCGTTCCCCCCAAAAAATATGCCCACCTTCCCATGATAGCCGATGAGCTGAAGGATAAAAGCACGTGGTCAGGAGATAACGATGGAGGGGATATGCCCGGCTCATCCCAGAAAGGCCGCAAGCCACCCCAGAAAAAAGGCATGCTGGGACGTTTCAAATAA
- the tgtA gene encoding tRNA guanosine(15) transglycosylase TgtA — protein sequence MAIAFESLYSDIAGRSGKLTVGKKIVRTPALLPVINPHLQLVSPKEMRAMGVEAIITNAYIFSQSKQYRERVLAEGLHKVLDFDGVIMTDSGSFQLSVYGQVSITNTETLSFQRDIGSDIWVPLDIPTHPSTDRATTEQELSITMQRLAEAKKVFGPDAPIAGPVQGGIFEDLREQAGREVTDLGFSFCPVGAVVPLMESYRYRDLVKVVMAAKRTLSPSACIHLFGAGHPSMFALATAMGCDLFDSAAYALYAKDGRYLTVHGSFRIGELSDLPCACSVCRSHTAEELNAAPDRERLLALHNLYVTLAEISRIRQAIGDGTLWELVDERCRGHPQLLSGYRELLRHAPALEQHDRATKRRFFYRGDESCARTEIVRYQEMLSRLRLNKTVLIAFDGGERDEFEDTLFFKPPFGPYPKELKETFPIGPSEIPEWDESMVRQGLKGVRRLIDSHPESRFTLACNPRWEPLVRQELGDIEVRNDPV from the coding sequence ATGGCAATTGCATTCGAGAGTCTTTACAGCGATATAGCAGGACGCAGCGGTAAACTGACCGTCGGGAAAAAAATCGTCAGGACCCCTGCCCTGCTCCCGGTTATCAATCCCCACCTGCAGCTGGTGAGCCCTAAGGAGATGCGGGCAATGGGCGTTGAGGCAATTATCACCAACGCGTACATCTTTTCCCAGAGCAAGCAGTACCGCGAACGGGTCCTGGCCGAGGGTCTGCATAAGGTCCTTGATTTCGATGGCGTTATCATGACCGATTCCGGTTCTTTCCAGCTCTCGGTGTACGGGCAGGTTTCCATAACCAATACCGAGACATTGTCATTCCAGCGCGATATCGGGAGCGACATCTGGGTGCCCCTCGATATCCCGACACACCCGTCAACCGACCGCGCCACAACCGAACAGGAACTCTCAATTACCATGCAGCGCCTTGCCGAAGCTAAAAAAGTCTTCGGCCCCGATGCCCCGATTGCCGGGCCAGTCCAGGGCGGCATTTTTGAAGACCTCCGCGAACAGGCCGGGCGGGAAGTAACCGATCTGGGATTCTCGTTCTGCCCGGTGGGTGCTGTTGTGCCACTCATGGAATCATACCGGTACCGCGATCTCGTCAAGGTGGTTATGGCGGCAAAGCGGACACTTTCTCCCTCTGCCTGTATCCACCTTTTCGGGGCCGGACATCCATCCATGTTTGCTCTTGCAACGGCAATGGGCTGCGATCTCTTCGACTCAGCTGCCTATGCACTCTATGCAAAAGACGGCCGGTATCTCACCGTGCACGGGAGTTTCCGGATTGGCGAACTCTCGGATCTTCCCTGCGCCTGTTCGGTCTGCCGGTCCCATACTGCTGAAGAACTCAACGCCGCACCGGACCGCGAGCGCCTTCTTGCGCTCCACAATCTCTATGTCACTCTTGCCGAGATCTCGCGGATACGCCAGGCAATCGGGGACGGGACGCTCTGGGAACTGGTGGACGAGCGCTGCCGGGGACACCCGCAGCTCCTGTCTGGATATCGCGAACTGCTCAGACATGCCCCGGCCCTTGAACAGCATGACCGGGCCACCAAACGCCGGTTCTTTTACCGGGGAGATGAGAGCTGCGCCAGGACCGAGATTGTGCGGTACCAGGAGATGCTTTCGCGCCTCAGGCTCAATAAAACCGTGCTTATTGCCTTTGACGGCGGCGAGCGGGATGAATTTGAAGATACGCTTTTCTTCAAGCCCCCGTTCGGCCCTTATCCAAAGGAACTCAAGGAGACGTTCCCGATCGGCCCCTCGGAAATTCCCGAATGGGATGAATCCATGGTGAGGCAGGGACTCAAAGGAGTCCGCAGGCTTATCGACAGCCACCCGGAAAGCAGGTTTACCCTGGCGTGCAATCCCCGCTGGGAACCGCTGGTCCGGCAGGAGCTGGGAGATATCGAGGTGCGCAATGACCCGGTTTAA